The following proteins are co-located in the Pyxicephalus adspersus chromosome Z, UCB_Pads_2.0, whole genome shotgun sequence genome:
- the LOC140343925 gene encoding POU domain, class 5, transcription factor 1.1-like isoform X1: MNNQQPYPFTLNSGHIPDGFGAYHHQHPSPAYFFPAVRPDNGNQGEHQAHVMAWNPTPQLESIGPFNPLITREQQSPEQNEEKPCIVDCKRIKEEAEEVNGASKENTLPGPLYYNHAWPANFWPGNPSVSSQPQIVSAPRPNIHLSAENHSPNTPEEPTTSNMESSRCNSAPSEAMDITGEAPSCLDVTNEDLREEPLFSDGEDSSSSTKKKMPTEIEMQQFAREIKKKRVSAGFTQADVGYALGVLYGKMFSQTTICRFESLQLSYKNMCRLKPLLDSWLAEATNNDNLQAMINRDPMLVQSRKRKRRTNIENIAKDSLEHYYLANPKPGTQEMRQIAQNLQLEKDVVRVWFCNRRQKDKRHASKEGSDSVLSRQMGHPNIGGFHLPQEMPSPGYMSMQLGSMPPMYNPAFNNKDMFYPPRP, translated from the exons ATGAACAACCAGCAGCCTTATCCTTTTACCCTAAACTCTGGGCACATCCCAGATGGATTTGGGGCTTATCACCACCAACATCCATCTCCAGCATATTTCTTCCCTGCTGTACGGCCAGACAATGGGAATCAAGGGGAGCACCAGGCTCATGTCATGGCTTGGAACCCCACTCCTCAGCTGGAATCCATCGGGCCATTCAATCCCTTGATTACCCGGGAACAGCAGAGCCCTGAGCAGAATGAAGAGAAGCCATGTATAGTGGATTGCAAGAGGATCAAGGAGGAGGCAGAGGAAGTTAATGGAGCATCAAAGGAGAACACTCTCCCGGGCCCTCTATACTACAACCATGCCTGGCCTGCCAACTTCTGGCCGGGGAACCCCAGTGTTTCCAGCCAGCCCCAAATCGTTAGCGCCCCACGCCCCAACATACACCTAAGTGCCGAAAACCATAGCCCCAACACTCCGGAGGAGCCCACTACGTCCAACATGGAGAGCAGCCGCTGCAACAGCGCTCCCTCTGAGGCGATGGACATTACCGGTGAAGCACCCTCCTGCCTGGACGTAACAAACGAGGACCTTCGGGAGGAGCCGCTGTTCAGCGATGGCGAGGACTCATCG tcATCTACTAAGAAGAAAATGCCCACTGAGATTGAAATGCAGCAGTTTGCTAGAGAGATCAAGAAGAAGCGTGTTTCTGCAGGCTTTACTCAAGCAGATGTGGGCTATGCTTTGGGAGTTCTGTATG gaaagaTGTTTAGCCAGACAACAATCTGTAGGTTTGAATCCCTCCAGCTCAGCTACAAAAATATGTGCCGCCTTAAACCCCTTCTAGATAGCTGGCTGGCAGAAGCTACAAACAATGACAACCTGCAAGCG ATGATCAATCGAGATCCAATGCTGGTTCAGTCCCGAAAACGGAAACGGAGGACTAATATTGAAAACATAGCAAAAGACAGCCTGGAGcattattatttggcaaatcCCAAACCAGGTACCCAGGAAATGAGACAGATTGCACAGAATCTGCAATTGGAGAAAGAT GTGGTTCGTGTTTGGTTTTGTAATCGCCGCCAGAAGGATAAGCGTCACGCCTCTAAGGAAGGCAGTGACAGCGTTTTATCTCGGCAGATGGGCCATCCTAATATTGGAGGATTTCATCTTCCTCAGGAGATGCCCTCTCCAGGGTACATGTCCATGCAACTTGGATCTATGCCACCAATGTACAATCCTGCCTTCAACAACAAGGATATGTTCTACCCCCCAAGGCCTTAA
- the LOC140343925 gene encoding POU domain, class 5, transcription factor 1.1-like isoform X2, with translation MNNQQPYPFTLNSGHIPDGFGAYHHQHPSPAYFFPAVRPDNGNQGEHQAHVMAWNPTPQLESIGPFNPLITREQQSPEQNEEKPCIVDCKRIKEEAEEVNGASKENTLPGPLYYNHAWPANFWPGNPSVSSQPQIVSAPRPNIHLSAENHSPNTPEEPTTSNMESSRCNSAPSEAMDITGEAPSCLDVTNEDLREEPLFSDGEDSSSSTKKKMPTEIEMQQFAREIKKKRVSAGFTQADVGYALGVLYGKMFSQTTICRFESLQLSYKNMCRLKPLLDSWLAEATNNDNLQAMINRDPMLVQSRKRKRRTNIENIAKDSLEHYYLANPKPGTQEMRQIAQNLQLEKDVGGSCLVL, from the exons ATGAACAACCAGCAGCCTTATCCTTTTACCCTAAACTCTGGGCACATCCCAGATGGATTTGGGGCTTATCACCACCAACATCCATCTCCAGCATATTTCTTCCCTGCTGTACGGCCAGACAATGGGAATCAAGGGGAGCACCAGGCTCATGTCATGGCTTGGAACCCCACTCCTCAGCTGGAATCCATCGGGCCATTCAATCCCTTGATTACCCGGGAACAGCAGAGCCCTGAGCAGAATGAAGAGAAGCCATGTATAGTGGATTGCAAGAGGATCAAGGAGGAGGCAGAGGAAGTTAATGGAGCATCAAAGGAGAACACTCTCCCGGGCCCTCTATACTACAACCATGCCTGGCCTGCCAACTTCTGGCCGGGGAACCCCAGTGTTTCCAGCCAGCCCCAAATCGTTAGCGCCCCACGCCCCAACATACACCTAAGTGCCGAAAACCATAGCCCCAACACTCCGGAGGAGCCCACTACGTCCAACATGGAGAGCAGCCGCTGCAACAGCGCTCCCTCTGAGGCGATGGACATTACCGGTGAAGCACCCTCCTGCCTGGACGTAACAAACGAGGACCTTCGGGAGGAGCCGCTGTTCAGCGATGGCGAGGACTCATCG tcATCTACTAAGAAGAAAATGCCCACTGAGATTGAAATGCAGCAGTTTGCTAGAGAGATCAAGAAGAAGCGTGTTTCTGCAGGCTTTACTCAAGCAGATGTGGGCTATGCTTTGGGAGTTCTGTATG gaaagaTGTTTAGCCAGACAACAATCTGTAGGTTTGAATCCCTCCAGCTCAGCTACAAAAATATGTGCCGCCTTAAACCCCTTCTAGATAGCTGGCTGGCAGAAGCTACAAACAATGACAACCTGCAAGCG ATGATCAATCGAGATCCAATGCTGGTTCAGTCCCGAAAACGGAAACGGAGGACTAATATTGAAAACATAGCAAAAGACAGCCTGGAGcattattatttggcaaatcCCAAACCAGGTACCCAGGAAATGAGACAGATTGCACAGAATCTGCAATTGGAGAAAGATGTAG GTGGTTCGTGTTTGGTTTTGTAA